One genomic region from Clostridium saccharobutylicum DSM 13864 encodes:
- a CDS encoding D-2-hydroxyacid dehydrogenase, which produces MIRVLTNDGLESAAIDALKDLGVEVVNEHIEKDVLGEKLKDFNAVVIRSATKLTADVFDAEAGGNLKLAIRAGVGIDNIDIPAAQSKGVTVRNTPSASSDSVAELAIGHMFALARFIAISNYTMRNGEWNKKKYQGTEIAGKTLGIVGMGRIGQSLAKKATALGMKVVYYTIEGKHDELNYDFVSLEEVLKTSDFISLHVPYDKVAGSLIGKKELELMKNTAYLINCARGKVVDEAALIEALDNGKIAGAGIDVFEEEPTKNEKLVNHPKVSVTPHIGAATEEAQTRIGEEVVSIIKEFFNL; this is translated from the coding sequence GTGATTAGAGTATTAACAAACGATGGATTAGAAAGTGCGGCAATTGATGCACTAAAAGACTTAGGTGTGGAAGTTGTCAACGAACATATAGAAAAGGATGTATTAGGAGAAAAGTTAAAGGATTTCAATGCGGTAGTTATAAGATCAGCTACAAAACTTACAGCAGATGTATTTGATGCAGAAGCAGGTGGAAATTTAAAGTTAGCAATCAGAGCTGGTGTTGGAATAGACAATATAGATATACCTGCAGCACAAAGCAAGGGTGTGACTGTTAGAAATACTCCTTCTGCAAGTTCAGATTCAGTTGCAGAACTTGCAATTGGTCATATGTTTGCATTAGCAAGATTTATTGCTATATCTAATTACACTATGAGAAATGGCGAATGGAATAAAAAGAAATACCAAGGAACTGAAATTGCAGGTAAAACTCTTGGAATTGTGGGAATGGGAAGAATAGGACAATCTTTGGCTAAAAAAGCTACTGCTTTAGGTATGAAGGTTGTTTATTATACAATTGAAGGAAAACATGATGAGTTAAATTATGATTTTGTATCATTAGAAGAAGTATTAAAGACTTCAGATTTTATTTCACTTCATGTTCCATATGATAAAGTAGCAGGTTCATTAATTGGTAAGAAAGAATTAGAATTAATGAAAAATACTGCATATCTTATTAACTGTGCTAGAGGTAAGGTTGTAGATGAGGCTGCATTAATAGAAGCTCTTGATAATGGAAAAATTGCTGGAGCTGGTATTGATGTATTTGAAGAAGAACCAACAAAAAATGAGAAACTAGTAAATCATCCAAAAGTTAGTGTTACTCCTCATATTGGAGCAGCAACAGAGGAAGCTCAAACAAGAATTGGTGAAGAAGTAGTTTCAATTATAAAAGAATTTTTTAATCTTTAA
- the glcT gene encoding glucose PTS transporter transcription antiterminator GlcT yields the protein MDTVLNNDEIVLKVFNNNIVLVNSKEKEKILFAKGIGFGKKSGDVIPKNTKIDKVFAIENDENRANLNELVGKFDERFLAVCEEAIYDVSKQLETELNERIHIALIDHLSFAIERLKSKEEIENPFLIETKTLYPKEFSLAKLIALKIEKYSNVKIPEGEVGFIALHIHSSINDGKLSNTIKNTNLSNIIVKFVEQRLDIHIDRNSLDYARFCTHIKFAIQRIMVNAPAHNDLSKMIKKTYKETYSIAEEIGRIIERELNVKVTKDEVAFLTIHIERFKLCKKIQ from the coding sequence ATGGATACTGTACTTAATAATGATGAAATTGTATTAAAGGTATTTAATAACAATATTGTATTGGTAAATTCAAAGGAGAAAGAAAAAATACTTTTTGCTAAGGGTATAGGTTTTGGAAAAAAAAGCGGAGATGTAATTCCAAAGAATACAAAAATTGATAAAGTATTCGCTATAGAAAATGATGAAAATAGAGCTAATTTAAATGAGCTGGTCGGAAAATTTGATGAAAGATTTCTTGCTGTTTGTGAGGAAGCTATTTATGATGTATCTAAACAGTTAGAGACTGAATTGAATGAAAGAATACATATTGCATTAATTGATCATTTATCATTTGCAATTGAGAGGTTAAAAAGCAAAGAAGAAATCGAAAATCCATTTTTGATTGAAACGAAAACTTTATATCCTAAGGAATTTTCATTGGCTAAACTTATAGCTTTGAAAATAGAGAAGTATTCAAATGTAAAAATTCCTGAAGGAGAAGTTGGTTTTATAGCATTACATATACATTCATCTATAAATGATGGAAAACTATCCAATACAATTAAAAATACAAATTTAAGTAATATAATAGTTAAATTTGTTGAGCAACGACTAGATATACACATAGATAGAAATTCTTTGGATTATGCAAGATTTTGTACTCACATTAAATTTGCAATTCAAAGAATAATGGTTAATGCACCTGCTCATAATGATTTATCTAAAATGATTAAAAAGACTTATAAAGAGACGTATTCAATTGCAGAAGAAATCGGTAGAATTATAGAAAGAGAACTGAATGTGAAAGTTACTAAGGATGAGGTGGCATTTTTGACCATACATATTGAAAGATTCAAACTATGTAAAAAAATACAATAA
- a CDS encoding GNAT family N-acetyltransferase: protein MESNLMVKIQADKLTQTEYLVKDINDIVIGRFRILELNNISKRCDIDLKFYRDYNYNLLKDALNIILKTVFKNVSIFKINIKVFENVNINAFLDLGFTLQGILSENEYFKGEYLDELSFGITRKEYNQLGRYSIIQLNGKNVVLKNLTPGDAEKLLEYYKKNKNHLAPFEPDRDNSFYTLEAQQNLLNESYRQFLNGTNIELGIFKEDRLIGKMKLSSIVYGSLKSGVLGYSIDKDEQGKGYIKESVKLFIDYAFNECELHRIEASALIDNKRSRHVLTSCGFKLVGINEQYLLINGKWKDHATYCIIKE from the coding sequence ATGGAATCAAACTTAATGGTAAAAATACAAGCAGATAAATTAACTCAAACAGAATATTTAGTGAAAGATATAAATGATATTGTTATAGGTAGATTTAGAATATTAGAATTAAATAATATAAGTAAAAGGTGTGATATAGATCTTAAATTTTATAGAGATTACAATTACAATTTATTAAAGGATGCGCTAAATATTATTTTAAAAACTGTATTTAAAAATGTTAGCATTTTTAAAATTAATATCAAAGTTTTTGAAAATGTAAATATAAATGCATTTTTGGATTTGGGATTCACGTTACAGGGAATACTTTCTGAAAATGAATATTTCAAAGGTGAATATTTAGATGAATTATCTTTTGGAATAACTAGAAAAGAATATAATCAATTAGGAAGATACTCAATAATACAATTAAACGGAAAAAATGTTGTACTTAAAAATCTTACACCTGGAGATGCAGAAAAATTATTAGAATATTATAAAAAGAATAAAAATCATTTAGCTCCTTTTGAACCTGACAGAGATAATAGCTTTTATACGTTAGAAGCTCAGCAAAACCTTTTAAATGAAAGTTATAGACAATTTTTAAATGGAACTAATATAGAGCTTGGCATTTTTAAGGAAGATAGGTTAATAGGAAAAATGAAACTATCAAGTATTGTATATGGTTCATTAAAAAGTGGAGTTTTAGGGTATTCTATAGATAAGGATGAACAAGGTAAAGGATATATTAAGGAAAGTGTAAAACTTTTTATTGATTATGCATTTAATGAATGTGAACTTCATAGAATAGAAGCATCAGCATTAATAGATAATAAAAGATCAAGACATGTTTTAACATCATGCGGATTTAAATTAGTTGGGATAAATGAACAATATCTTTTGATTAATGGTAAATGGAAGGATCATGCAACATATTGTATTATAAAAGAATAA
- a CDS encoding PTS sugar transporter subunit IIA yields the protein MFGFFKKKKQDETTNNSTNTTFKLVAPISGKSMPLSEVPDPVFAQKMAGDGIAINPTGDVAVAPADGELTLVFNTKHAFALTLENGAELLVHIGLETVSLNGEGFEQLVEQGTKVKAGTPIIKFDKEFIKAKGLPLVTPVLITNADELTSIETLENIDTIAGETTVVTYTR from the coding sequence ATGTTTGGATTTTTTAAAAAGAAAAAACAAGATGAAACAACAAACAATTCTACAAATACTACATTTAAATTAGTAGCTCCTATCTCTGGAAAATCAATGCCATTATCTGAGGTTCCAGATCCTGTATTCGCTCAAAAAATGGCTGGTGATGGAATTGCAATTAATCCTACTGGCGATGTTGCTGTTGCCCCAGCTGATGGTGAATTAACTTTAGTATTTAATACAAAACATGCTTTTGCATTAACATTAGAAAACGGAGCAGAACTTCTAGTTCACATTGGTCTTGAGACTGTTTCTTTAAATGGAGAAGGTTTTGAACAATTAGTAGAACAAGGAACTAAGGTTAAAGCTGGAACTCCTATAATAAAGTTTGATAAGGAATTTATTAAAGCAAAAGGACTTCCTTTAGTCACACCTGTTTTAATAACAAATGCAGATGAATTAACTTCTATAGAAACACTTGAAAACATTGATACAATTGCTGGTGAAACTACAGTAGTTACATATACACGCTAA
- a CDS encoding TetR/AcrR family transcriptional regulator, whose protein sequence is MSENDAREKLIDVTIKMICKVKKPSEITVKDITEKAGLGNGMVNYHFQSKDNLIRLAVKKVMSCATKMLSEKMKDREKESPVQRLIIILKEVVNFIANNPEISKIAVLDDLENNQETAHLLSSEETYNECLKELYGDNNHKIQLKNYLIAGYINYIFLKAEKIKSEMGFDFYNKTDRDKAIENLVEELVNCDKFKCRENNKANENK, encoded by the coding sequence ATGAGTGAAAATGACGCTAGAGAAAAGCTGATAGACGTGACTATAAAAATGATTTGTAAGGTGAAAAAACCAAGTGAAATTACAGTTAAGGATATTACTGAAAAAGCAGGCTTAGGAAATGGTATGGTCAACTATCATTTTCAAAGTAAGGACAATTTAATTCGTTTAGCGGTAAAAAAGGTTATGTCTTGTGCAACAAAAATGCTAAGCGAAAAAATGAAAGATAGAGAAAAAGAATCGCCAGTCCAAAGACTTATCATTATTTTAAAGGAAGTAGTAAACTTTATTGCTAATAATCCTGAAATATCAAAGATTGCAGTTTTAGATGATTTAGAAAATAATCAAGAAACAGCACATTTGTTGAGTTCGGAAGAAACATATAATGAATGTCTTAAGGAATTATATGGAGATAATAATCATAAAATTCAACTTAAAAATTATTTAATTGCTGGATATATAAATTATATATTTTTAAAAGCTGAAAAGATAAAAAGCGAAATGGGCTTTGATTTTTATAATAAAACAGACAGAGATAAAGCAATTGAAAATTTAGTTGAAGAGCTAGTTAATTGCGATAAATTTAAATGTAGAGAGAATAATAAGGCAAATGAAAATAAATAG
- a CDS encoding nitroreductase family protein: MMKVNSEKCVGCGLCVKDCFPQDIEIVNGKAKINNIKCFKCGHCIAVCPKGAVSTDEYNMEDVKDYNEAEFKIEPDTLLNFIKFRRTVRQFKDKDVETEKLLKIIEAGKFTQTATNSQNVSYIVVKDNIDQLKEITLESLKNRGEELLKNLNPQTMPFKRYAEMWIRMYNEYKENPKKNDKLFFNAPALILVVSDSQVNAALASSNMELMTNAQGLGTFFSGFFALAAQGNEKIRNSLGLEGNKEIVTCMVIGYPNVKYARTVPRKDAEISWK, from the coding sequence ATGATGAAAGTAAATAGTGAAAAATGTGTAGGCTGTGGATTATGTGTGAAGGATTGTTTTCCACAAGATATAGAAATAGTTAATGGAAAGGCTAAAATTAATAATATTAAGTGTTTTAAATGTGGACATTGTATAGCAGTATGTCCTAAAGGTGCAGTATCTACAGATGAATATAATATGGAAGATGTAAAAGATTATAATGAAGCTGAATTTAAAATAGAACCAGATACACTTCTTAATTTTATAAAGTTTAGAAGAACTGTAAGACAATTCAAAGATAAAGATGTAGAAACAGAAAAACTTTTAAAAATTATAGAAGCTGGGAAATTCACTCAAACAGCAACTAATAGTCAAAATGTTTCTTATATAGTGGTAAAGGATAATATTGATCAATTAAAAGAAATAACTTTAGAAAGTCTTAAAAATAGGGGTGAGGAGTTACTTAAAAATTTAAATCCACAAACTATGCCTTTTAAGAGATATGCAGAAATGTGGATAAGAATGTATAACGAATATAAAGAAAACCCTAAAAAGAATGATAAATTATTTTTTAATGCTCCAGCTTTAATTCTTGTAGTATCTGATTCACAAGTGAATGCAGCATTAGCTTCTTCTAATATGGAATTAATGACTAATGCTCAAGGTCTTGGTACATTTTTTAGTGGATTTTTTGCACTAGCAGCGCAAGGAAATGAAAAGATAAGAAATAGTCTTGGATTAGAGGGAAATAAGGAAATAGTAACTTGTATGGTTATTGGATATCCAAATGTAAAATATGCAAGAACAGTACCTAGAAAAGATGCAGAGATATCATGGAAATAA
- a CDS encoding 5'-methylthioadenosine/adenosylhomocysteine nucleosidase, which produces MTIGIIAAMAEELEILLKDLVLDEKRKKANMAFHKGKLYGKDVVAVVCGIGKVNSAICTQILASEYNVDKVINVGVAGGIGKEIYPGDIVVAENLVQHDMDTTAFGDKMGQIPRLSTFDFKCDEEMINLAKKACEEISEINSFTGRIVSGDQFVANIEKIKWLEKEFGAISCEMEGASIAQVCYLNSIPFVVIRSISDNANNGAHMDYEKFTPIAVKNSTRILNKMLNLM; this is translated from the coding sequence ATGACTATTGGAATAATTGCTGCTATGGCAGAAGAATTAGAAATTTTATTAAAGGACTTAGTACTTGATGAAAAAAGGAAAAAAGCTAATATGGCTTTTCATAAAGGTAAATTGTACGGAAAAGATGTTGTAGCTGTAGTCTGCGGAATAGGTAAAGTTAATTCAGCTATTTGTACTCAAATATTAGCATCTGAATACAATGTGGACAAAGTTATAAACGTTGGTGTTGCTGGTGGAATTGGCAAAGAAATTTATCCAGGTGACATAGTTGTTGCTGAAAATTTAGTTCAACATGATATGGATACTACAGCATTTGGAGATAAAATGGGCCAAATTCCAAGATTATCTACATTCGACTTCAAATGTGATGAAGAAATGATTAATTTAGCAAAAAAAGCTTGTGAAGAAATTTCAGAAATAAATAGTTTTACTGGAAGAATTGTTTCCGGAGACCAGTTTGTTGCTAATATAGAAAAAATCAAATGGCTTGAAAAAGAATTTGGAGCAATTTCTTGTGAAATGGAAGGGGCTAGTATAGCTCAAGTTTGTTATTTAAATTCAATTCCATTTGTAGTTATTAGATCAATCTCTGATAATGCTAATAATGGTGCTCATATGGATTATGAAAAATTCACTCCTATTGCTGTTAAAAATTCAACTAGAATATTGAATAAAATGCTTAACCTTATGTAA
- the bioB gene encoding biotin synthase BioB: MNFSNELKDKVLKGYKITKEEALRLYSEPSQELFMAANEIREGFMGDKVDLCSIVNGKSGRCTENCTYCAQSIHFNTGVKEYSLLPYEEIKSQAKENQDEGVDRFSIVTSGKALIGKDFEGIVDYYKRLNDECSISLCASHGILDENSLVKLKEAGVKRYHHNVETSKNYYNKICTTHTYEDRINTINIAKKVGFEICSGGIIGLGECREDRIDMSIELERLEVFSIPINILMPMKGTPLENQEPLSEDEILRTIAIFRFINPKSNIRLAGGRNKLENYGDKAFKAGANATITGNLLTTCGNNVCDDRKMINNLGLKVKEII; this comes from the coding sequence ATGAATTTTTCAAATGAATTAAAAGATAAAGTATTGAAAGGATATAAAATAACTAAAGAGGAAGCTTTACGATTATATTCAGAGCCTTCGCAAGAATTATTCATGGCTGCAAATGAGATAAGAGAAGGTTTTATGGGTGATAAAGTAGATTTATGCTCAATTGTAAATGGTAAAAGCGGAAGATGTACCGAAAATTGCACGTATTGTGCTCAATCTATTCACTTTAATACTGGGGTAAAAGAATATTCATTATTGCCATATGAAGAAATAAAATCTCAAGCAAAAGAAAATCAAGATGAAGGCGTAGATAGATTTTCAATAGTGACTTCAGGGAAGGCGTTAATTGGAAAAGATTTTGAAGGCATTGTTGATTATTATAAAAGATTAAATGATGAATGTTCAATAAGTTTATGTGCATCTCATGGAATATTAGATGAAAATTCTTTGGTTAAATTAAAAGAAGCTGGAGTAAAGAGATATCATCATAATGTGGAAACGTCAAAAAACTATTATAATAAAATATGTACTACCCATACTTATGAAGATAGAATAAATACAATAAATATAGCTAAAAAAGTTGGATTTGAAATTTGTTCAGGCGGAATCATAGGATTGGGCGAATGTAGAGAAGATAGGATTGATATGTCCATTGAATTAGAAAGATTAGAGGTATTCTCAATACCTATAAATATATTAATGCCTATGAAGGGAACTCCACTTGAAAATCAAGAACCGTTGAGTGAAGATGAGATTCTTAGGACTATAGCTATATTTAGATTTATAAATCCAAAGTCTAATATACGATTAGCAGGAGGAAGAAACAAGTTGGAGAATTATGGAGACAAAGCATTTAAAGCTGGTGCCAATGCAACTATAACAGGAAATTTATTAACTACATGTGGGAATAATGTATGTGATGATAGAAAAATGATCAATAATTTGGGGTTGAAAGTAAAAGAAATAATATAG
- a CDS encoding PTS transporter subunit EIIC has translation MLQYLQRIGKAIMLPIAALPIAGILLGVGGALLGISGLNNPPAIYQPLIAFVTIPFVTAVLTIMKNIGDIIFGNLPILFAVGVAVGLAKKDKGTAALASVFGFIVMNQVISTLLGLGTTQLGVLKPGSVGDFGTYVTTNLGIFTLNMSVFGGIITGIITALLHDRFHEIQLPQVIGFFSGSRFVPIITAITMAFVGALLAFVWPIVQSGIGVIATLVRESGPFGTFLFGVIERSLIPFGLHHVFYTPFWFGSFVNGQILVDGTWKTVAGANTAYFAQLSSMGDLVGASSDTMSTIVGGTTRFMAGKFPFMMFGLPAAAFAMYRAAAPSKRKEVGSLLLAAGITSLLTGITEPIEFTFIFVAPVLYGVHCLLAGLSFMLMDIFHVFIGMTFSGGLIDFSLFGLLPAGAGVPTRWFIVILVGLVYAVIYYFLFTFMIVKFNLKTPGRDENEGETKLYTKADFQERQGKGSDSTSKAGGAKGEIAEKAPAVLEALGGEGNIVSVDACITRLRVEVKDKSKVNKGELKALGAAGVVEVGNGIQAIFGAKADGYKNAINNILGND, from the coding sequence ATGCTACAATATTTACAAAGAATAGGTAAAGCAATAATGCTACCAATAGCAGCATTACCTATAGCAGGTATATTATTAGGTGTAGGTGGCGCATTACTTGGAATTTCAGGATTAAATAACCCACCAGCAATTTATCAACCACTTATTGCATTTGTTACAATTCCATTTGTTACTGCAGTATTAACAATAATGAAAAATATTGGAGATATTATATTTGGAAACTTACCAATTTTATTTGCAGTAGGTGTTGCAGTAGGTCTTGCTAAAAAGGATAAAGGAACAGCAGCATTAGCATCAGTATTTGGTTTTATAGTAATGAATCAAGTTATTTCAACATTACTTGGTTTAGGAACCACTCAACTTGGAGTACTTAAGCCAGGCAGTGTTGGAGATTTTGGTACATATGTTACAACTAATCTTGGAATATTCACATTAAATATGTCAGTATTCGGAGGTATTATTACAGGTATTATAACAGCTTTATTACATGACAGATTCCATGAAATTCAATTACCACAAGTAATCGGTTTCTTCTCAGGTTCAAGATTTGTTCCAATAATAACAGCAATTACTATGGCATTTGTAGGAGCATTACTAGCATTTGTATGGCCAATTGTTCAAAGTGGTATTGGTGTTATAGCTACTTTGGTTAGAGAGTCAGGTCCATTCGGAACATTCTTATTCGGAGTTATTGAAAGATCTTTAATTCCATTTGGATTACACCATGTATTTTATACTCCATTCTGGTTTGGATCATTTGTTAATGGTCAAATCTTAGTAGATGGAACTTGGAAGACAGTTGCAGGTGCAAATACAGCATATTTTGCTCAATTATCAAGCATGGGTGATTTAGTAGGTGCATCATCAGATACAATGTCAACAATAGTTGGAGGAACTACAAGATTCATGGCAGGTAAATTCCCATTCATGATGTTTGGATTACCAGCAGCAGCGTTTGCTATGTATAGAGCAGCAGCACCAAGTAAGAGAAAAGAAGTTGGTTCATTGTTATTAGCAGCAGGTATTACTTCATTATTAACAGGTATTACAGAACCAATAGAATTTACATTTATATTTGTTGCTCCAGTATTATATGGTGTTCACTGTTTATTAGCAGGTTTATCATTCATGTTAATGGATATATTCCATGTATTTATAGGAATGACATTCTCAGGTGGATTAATTGACTTTAGTTTATTTGGATTACTTCCAGCAGGTGCAGGAGTTCCAACTAGATGGTTTATAGTTATATTAGTTGGTTTAGTATATGCAGTAATTTACTATTTCTTATTTACATTTATGATTGTAAAATTCAACTTAAAGACTCCTGGTAGAGATGAAAATGAAGGAGAAACTAAGTTATATACAAAAGCAGACTTCCAAGAAAGACAAGGAAAAGGGTCAGATTCTACAAGTAAAGCTGGTGGAGCGAAAGGTGAAATTGCTGAAAAAGCACCAGCAGTATTAGAAGCATTAGGTGGAGAAGGAAATATCGTAAGTGTTGATGCTTGTATAACAAGACTTAGAGTTGAAGTTAAAGATAAGTCAAAAGTAAATAAAGGAGAATTAAAAGCATTAGGTGCTGCTGGAGTTGTTGAAGTTGGTAATGGAATTCAAGCTATATTTGGAGCTAAAGCTGATGGATACAAGAATGCAATTAATAATATATTAGGAAACGATTAA
- a CDS encoding tRNA threonylcarbamoyladenosine dehydratase, with amino-acid sequence MTTQHSLSRTELLIGKDGLDKLKNSKVIVFGVGGVGSYTIEALARAGVGELIIVDDDTVCLTNLNRQVHATYKTISKPKVEVMKERIESINRQCNVITHQVFVTQENLAEIIPSDVDYVVDAIDTVSAKLGLAEYCYKNNIRIMSSMGTGNKLDPTQFKVTDVFKTKVCPLAKVMRYELRKRGVEKLKVVYSEEIPIKPNYDEVITCKTGCVCTGGTKKCAAKRQIPGSISFVPPVAGMIIGGEVIKDILGINK; translated from the coding sequence ATGACAACTCAGCATTCTTTATCAAGAACAGAACTTTTAATAGGTAAAGATGGATTAGATAAATTAAAAAATAGCAAAGTAATTGTTTTTGGGGTAGGTGGAGTAGGAAGTTATACTATTGAAGCACTCGCAAGAGCAGGAGTTGGAGAATTAATTATTGTTGATGATGATACAGTTTGTTTAACTAATTTAAATAGACAAGTGCATGCTACATATAAAACTATAAGTAAGCCTAAAGTTGAAGTTATGAAAGAAAGAATAGAATCTATAAATAGACAATGTAATGTTATAACTCACCAAGTTTTTGTTACTCAAGAAAATTTAGCAGAAATAATTCCAAGTGATGTTGATTATGTTGTAGATGCGATAGATACAGTTTCAGCGAAATTAGGATTAGCAGAATATTGTTATAAGAATAATATAAGAATAATGAGTTCTATGGGAACAGGAAATAAGTTAGATCCAACTCAATTTAAAGTTACAGATGTTTTTAAAACTAAAGTATGTCCGTTAGCTAAAGTTATGAGATATGAATTAAGAAAACGAGGCGTTGAAAAATTAAAGGTTGTATATTCGGAAGAAATACCTATCAAGCCTAATTATGATGAAGTAATTACTTGTAAAACAGGATGTGTTTGTACAGGTGGAACTAAAAAGTGTGCAGCTAAAAGGCAAATACCAGGAAGTATATCTTTTGTACCTCCAGTAGCAGGAATGATAATAGGTGGAGAAGTAATCAAGGATATATTAGGAATAAATAAGTAG
- a CDS encoding DUF1015 domain-containing protein, which yields MAIIKPFKGIRPVSELASKIAALPYDVMNSDEAREMVADNPYSFLHVDRAEVDLDPSIDVHDKRVYEKARENLDRMIKDGEYIQDKRPCLYIYRQIMNGRAQTGIVFCASIDDYMNNIIKKHEFTRADKEEDRINHVDYCDANTGPIFLTYKEDQIASEIIEAWIENESKRKPIYNFVAEDGISHIVWIIDNEIIINELIDLFKEVDYLYIADGHHRSASAVKVGLKRRKENPDYTGDEEFNYFLAVAFPDNDLMVMDYNRVVKDLNGLTRDQLIEKLEEKFTVTESTSKEPVKPAKKHTFGMYLENKWYVLEAKDGTYNAEDPIDSLDVAILQNNVLTPILGIEDVRTSDRIDFIGGIRGLKELERRVNKDMKVAFSMYPTEVRDIMSVADIGEVMPPKSTWFEPKLRSGLFVHQLK from the coding sequence ATGGCTATAATTAAGCCTTTTAAAGGAATAAGACCAGTTAGTGAATTAGCTTCAAAAATAGCAGCTTTACCATATGATGTTATGAATAGTGATGAAGCAAGAGAGATGGTAGCGGATAATCCATACTCATTTCTTCATGTAGATAGAGCAGAAGTAGATTTAGATCCTTCAATAGATGTACATGATAAGAGAGTTTATGAAAAAGCAAGAGAAAATCTTGATAGAATGATTAAAGATGGAGAATATATTCAAGATAAGAGACCTTGTCTTTATATATATAGACAAATAATGAATGGAAGAGCTCAAACAGGAATAGTATTCTGTGCATCTATTGATGATTATATGAATAATATAATCAAAAAGCATGAGTTTACTAGAGCTGATAAGGAAGAGGACAGAATTAATCATGTTGATTATTGTGATGCAAATACAGGACCAATATTTTTAACATACAAAGAAGACCAAATAGCATCAGAGATAATAGAAGCTTGGATTGAAAATGAGAGTAAAAGAAAGCCTATATATAATTTTGTGGCTGAAGATGGAATAAGCCATATTGTTTGGATTATTGACAATGAAATCATTATCAACGAATTAATAGATTTATTTAAAGAAGTTGATTATTTATATATAGCAGATGGACATCATAGATCAGCTTCAGCTGTAAAGGTTGGATTAAAGAGAAGAAAAGAAAATCCTGATTACACTGGCGATGAAGAATTCAATTATTTTTTAGCAGTTGCATTCCCAGATAATGATTTAATGGTAATGGATTATAACAGAGTAGTTAAAGATTTAAATGGATTGACAAGAGATCAACTAATAGAAAAATTAGAGGAAAAGTTCACTGTCACAGAATCAACTAGCAAGGAGCCAGTTAAACCAGCAAAGAAGCATACATTTGGAATGTATTTAGAAAATAAATGGTATGTATTAGAAGCTAAAGATGGAACGTACAACGCTGAAGATCCTATAGACAGCCTTGATGTTGCAATTCTTCAAAACAATGTATTGACTCCTATTTTAGGAATTGAAGATGTAAGAACATCGGACAGAATAGATTTTATTGGTGGAATTAGAGGGCTTAAAGAACTTGAAAGAAGAGTTAATAAGGATATGAAAGTTGCATTTTCAATGTATCCAACAGAAGTTAGAGATATAATGAGTGTTGCAGACATTGGAGAAGTAATGCCACCAAAATCAACTTGGTTTGAACCTAAATTAAGAAGTGGACTATTTGTTCATCAATTAAAATAA